Proteins encoded within one genomic window of Theobroma cacao cultivar B97-61/B2 chromosome 7, Criollo_cocoa_genome_V2, whole genome shotgun sequence:
- the LOC18594132 gene encoding uncharacterized protein LOC18594132, whose protein sequence is MGSPCPAMASSPRYSSASSSFVLQPFICISSSSKKQSFTVSHLKKKCGLSSESALTAAKYVQFATSDRADTVIAFFKNHGFSEPQITRLIKGRPVVLLYDVEKTLSPKLEFLRSKAIFGSSLEKQIVPSFNGLSNLLKSDEKIIHAVKRYPRHVCYDLNAILLPNIDLLLDNGVPECSIVTTLHSLPSTLMRSPIQFKNMVEETKEMGFIPSRPMFMVALCAMSSMSKSTWKKKFEVFKKFGWSEKEALEAFRRYPMFIKLGGSFLKTPYALGPFMKSTHLFIEKFVNRFKVEVSELLKLYQEKLNLSKNWKIG, encoded by the exons ATGGGGTCTCCATGTCCAGCTATGGCTTCGAGTCCTCGGTACTCTTctgcttcttcttcctttgttcttcagCCATTTAT ATGCATTTCAAGCTCTTCAAAGAAGCAGTCATTTACAGTTTCGCACCTTAAAAAGAAATGTGGGTTGTCCTCGGAATCTGCTTTAACTGCAGCCAAATATGTTCAGTTTGCAACCTCGGATAGAGCTGACACTGTCATTGCCTTCTTCAAGAACCACGGTTTCTCAGAACCCCAAATCACCCGCCTCATCAAGGGACGGCCGGTAGTGCTTTTATATGATGTCGAGAAAACCCTTTCGCCCAAACTTGAGTTTTTGCGCTCTAAAG CAATTTTTGGGTCAAGCTTAGAGAAACAAATTGTCCCTTCTTTTAATGGTCTTAGTAATTTACTGAAGTCTGATGAGAAGATTATTCATGCTGTAAAACGCTATCCTCGCCATGTATGTTATGATCTTAATGCCATTTTGTTACCCAATATCGATCTTCTGCTGGATAATGGAGTGCCTGAATGTAGTATTGTTACAACACTTCATTCACTGCCTTCAACATTAATGAGAAGTCCAATTCAGTTTAAGAACATGGTAGAGGAAACAAAGGAAATGGGGTTCATCCCTTCCAGGCCAATGTTTATGGTAGCACTCTGTGCAATGAGTTCAATGAGCAAATCAACATGGAAGAAGAAGTTTGAAGTTTTTAAGAAGTTTGGTTGGTCTGAGAAAGAGGCTTTGGAAGCTTTTCGGAGGTATCCCATGTTTATTAAGTTG GGAGGATCATTCTTAAAAACGCCTTATGCCTTAGGCCCATTTATGAAAAGCactcatttatttattgagAAGTTTGTGAACCGCTTTAAAGTAGAAGTGTCTGAGCTCTTAAAGCTATATCAAGAGAAGCTCAATCTTTCCAAAAACTGGAAAATTGGTTGA
- the LOC18594134 gene encoding uncharacterized protein LOC18594134, whose translation MGVRHQNCRSSSSGCFSIRYSTILTLAILFTSFYLFISPVRHVPEPFSWAAEQARFSGDLRDAKFPWNSLCFGQNYEKLKLAVFSKTWPIDAAPGGMERHAATLYKALAAREHEIHVFTVPSDRKPHLDIHEGNLHVYFAANDHGSVNCSLAFEIFNTINANGAFDYVHTESVSLPHWRAKMVPNVAVTWHGIWYEIMHSKLFEELLLNSQEVSPRPVGELQEAMPRLVDEIRFFPSYTQHICISNSAGELLINIYQLPQRNVHVILNGVDETKFVHDPEAGIRFRKKHGVPENVSLVMGVAGRLVRDKGHPLLYEAFSTITKTYAGVYLLVAGSGPWGKRYSELGPHVKVLGALNPKELSEFYNAIDVFINPTLRPQGLDLTLIEAMHCGKPVLTPNYPSIVGTVVVNKSFGYTFSPNVESFVEALKSVVRDGPKVLQSKGMACREYALSMFTATIMASAYERFFLCMKNTRFCQYPLPTDC comes from the coding sequence ATGGGTGTGAGACATCAAAACTGCAGATCCTCTTCTTCTGGTTGTTTCTCTATCAGATATTCAACCATTCTAACTCTAGCtatcctcttcacttcattTTATCTCTTCATTTCACCGGTTAGGCATGTGCCTGAACCATTCTCTTGGGCAGCGGAGCAAGCAAGATTCAGTGGTGACCTTAGAGATGCCAAATTTCCGTGGAACAGTCTTTGTTTTGGACAAAATTATGAGAAGCTTAAGCTTGCAGTATTCTCCAAGACATGGCCAATTGATGCAGCCCCTGGTGGCATGGAGCGTCATGCTGCTACATTATACAAGGCTCTAGCTGCTAGGGAACAtgaaattcatgttttcaccGTGCCTTCCGATAGAAAGCCTCACCTCGACATCCATGAAGGTAATCTTCATGTATATTTTGCAGCCAATGACCATGGTTCAGTCAATTGTTCTTTAGCGTTTGAGATATTTAACACAATAAACGCCAATGGAGCATTTGATTATGTGCATACTGAGAGCGTTTCCCTGCCTCATTGGCGTGCGAAAATGGTGCCTAATGTGGCTGTAACTTGGCATGGGATTTGGTATGAAATTATGCACTCAAAGTTATTTGAAGAGCTTCTTCTGAATTCACAAGAGGTCTCGCCAAGACCAGTTGGAGAGCTTCAGGAAGCAATGCCACGACTAGTTGATGAGATCAGGTTCTTTCCAAGCTATACACAACATATATGTATAAGCAATAGCGCTGGTGAGTTACTAATCAACATCTATCAGCTCCCTCAAAGAAATGTCCATGTGATACTAAACGGGGTTGATGAGACAAAATTTGTTCATGATCCAGAAGCCGGTATAAGGTTCAGGAAAAAGCATGGTGTCCCTGAAAATGTAAGCCTGGTGATGGGAGTTGCCGGGCGTTTAGTTAGAGACAAAGGGCATCCACTTCTCTATGAAGCCTTCTCAACAataaccaaaacatatgctGGTGTATATCTGCTTGTAGCCGGATCAGGTCCATGGGGAAAAAGATATTCAGAATTAGGCCCACATGTGAAGGTTTTAGGCGCATTGAATCCTAAAGAGCTATCCGAATTCTACAATGCAATCGATGTGTTTATCAACCCAACATTGAGGCCTCAAGGTCTGGATCTTACCTTGATTGAAGCAATGCATTGTGGGAAACCAGTTTTGACCCCCAATTATCCTAGTATAGTTGGGACAGTAGTTGTCAACAAAAGCTTTGGGTACACATTTTCACCCAATGTAGAGTCTTTTGTTGAAGCCTTGAAGTCAGTCGTAAGAGATGGGCCTAAAGTGTTGCAGAGCAAAGGTATGGCTTGCAGGGAATATGCACTGTCAATGTTTACTGCTACTATAATGGCATCTGCTTATGAAAGGTTCTTTCTCTGCATGAAGAACACTAGATTCTGTCAGTACCCTCTTCCTACAGattgttag